Sequence from the Ictalurus furcatus strain D&B chromosome 29, Billie_1.0, whole genome shotgun sequence genome:
TGCTCCATTTTTATGTACCATGTATGaaataattcacaaaagtaCTAATTTGAgcttttcttcatatttttagTCAATGAGAGTCACTCACATGTGAAACCTCTGAAAGTTCAACTTCAAACACAGATATTTTCAAAGCTTACACTCATCACATTTTATCCTGCATGATTAACTCTAATATTTATAATTCTAGTAGGTTACCGAGTTGTTTTCGTATCTATAAATTGACTTGTAGTGCTGTAATTCCAGTACGAACCGAATAATCCACACAGAGGTGCGCCTTCTGCTCTGCTTTTGCCTGGGAGTCGATACCAAAAAGAGTCGAATCTCCAGTTAGTGAATCGAGTCCTACGTTGCGGAGTCGATTCTACTGCGTAAAAGCGATTCAGTTAAAGTTCGGCACAAAACCTCGTGAATTAACAAAGTAGATTTGTTAAATTGTCACTGTTGGAGTAAAAATACCACAAAAAACCGAATTGTgccagtatttttattttaaaatgtagggAAAGGCTGCCTTTAAATCAAACAACGTCAACTACACAACCCCAGCTAGCGTTAGCAGTCATCGAGATGAATGTTAacataattgcataaatgtgcCAAGGTCACTTGTCATAACCATATATCGTTATAGCGTATCTGCATTTATTTACTcgcttatatatttatttattgcaactTTGATTTGACAAAGAAAAATCGAGAAAACTGTGCAGAATCGACTCTTTGAATCGACACTGGATTCCAGACACCTGTAATCAATTCCCGCGCGCACGTGCGTGCACTTCTTTCAATATTGCACTGATAGGCTGCACTAATTACTGTAGCACCCCTGAAATTCATTTACAATAAAAgctcaaaaattaaaaaataaataaataagatcacAGGTGATATAGCAAGAACATTACTTTAgttgtgtataatatttattcagCTGAGCGCATGTTTTAAGTATGAGAAGTCATAATGCACTGTCCCTAGTGTACAGTCGTGGTACTGCATGTGGGCTGTATTCCAGTTCAGGCAGATCAATCATGTTTAAATGTGTCCTAAATATTTAAGTCCCTTCCCACCTGTATTCTGTTGTGGAAAATCTCTATCTGGATATAATCCTTGTCATCTAGAGGTGTACATGTtgagtaatatttatttatttattatataatgacACTATCACACTTAGAATTTTGCACACATCCATATTTAATACTCTTTCAAACTTCTATTTCATTATATTCCCTCTTACCGTGTATTATATTATCCTGCTTTACTCCATCTATTTCTTTCATGCTTGGTCGTCTGCGGCAGTCTGCGAATTATAAACCAGCAAAATGCTGCGTTCCTGATAAAGAAATGATCCAATTCAATTTTAACTCCTTGAAAATCGAGGTTTAATGGCCTTCTCTAGGGTGAAAAATCTAACTTATGAACGCTGCTGCAAgcaaaacatatttacaaacaGTAAGACAGCCTTTATATTTCACATCCGGAACTACGTTCAACTGCATATAACTGTTTTATTTCCATATCCATCACTAGCACTGATTAATAAACCAATACCGAAAAGATTCTGCAGCAAGAGACCAAGAGATGTCAAGGACACGTGTTACTGCAACATTCATCGGTGACGTTTATGGGGAAAGAAATTGCAAGGTGTggtactgtttaaaaaaaaataaaacattaagaaagataacaaaaacacaatgttgAAGGCGTTAAAATCTTTTTCTCTTGAGAATTTCTGGCTTCCAGTTGACAGGGTGGGATTCCTCGgtctgaaacacattaaaaaaaatattaatattaataaaagatTATAATTAAAAACCGCCTTTAAGGCTAGGaaagttttgtgttttgtgtctatacattttattttgtcagtGACCGGCTTGTATTAAAGTGAATTTCGTGTAGTACATAAAACAGAATGATtataatgctaaataaacaaagCGCGTCCTCACCGCCGTGTCGTCTTCCTTGTACACTTTGATGGTTTTGTCCGCCTCAGCTGTGATCATGCGGCTCTCGGAGTGGTCAAACACGCAGGAGAAGATCCCCGACTCGCTGTCCAGGGAGCCGGGCTGCACGGCCGCGTGGATCCGCTGGAAATTATACCCCGTCCTCCAGTCCCACATGTGGATCGTACCGTTATCGGCTGAACGGGGAGGACGTGAAAAAGATGgcagaaattatatttttaattcctGAGTTCAATGTCTcgttaaaagcaaaaaaaaaaaaaaaaaaaaaaaaaaaaagcgaaccTCCAGAAACCAGAACTCCGTCCGAGTTCACTGCGAGCGTGTTAATGATGGCGTTGTGTCCCGACAGATTCTGGATGAAGTTCCCGTCTGGAAATTTCCACTGCTTGATGTTGTCTGGAGATCCCGAGGCGAACGTGTATCTACATTAAACAGGAAGGAAAAGAGTTACGCCACCTAAAGCACAAGctgtctaataataataataataataataataatcatgaattaattattattattataattgtttttaCTTAATACTAGTTTAAATTAACAGCCATAAGATCAAATATACAATGCTTACTGTCGCGGATGTAGCACCAGGGCTCGCACAGATTTCTTGTGATTGGTCAGCGTGGCTCTCGTCTTCCCAGCGATCAGATCCCAGAGTCTGATGGTGGTGTCGTGGCTACCTGTAACACCACGGCAACAAAAACAACCACTTTAATGAGTAGAAAAAAAGCTTAAATGTCTGTAAAAGTAATCCAATACAAACTGTACTGGTTTATAACCCAGGTCCAAAACGAACAGCCAAGGACCGGTTTTATTTCAAAAGCCATTCAAACTAAACAGGACTCTTCACTTGGAGGAGTCTCGAGCAGCGTTTTCTTAAGACTCGTTTGACCGCAGAGACGACGCCAGACAGCTTTTTGAGGAATCAAGCCACATTTTCAACAGTTTGAATGAAAGCTTTATGTATTTCTACTTTATCATTCCAATCCCTCAGTAGCTTTACACATAATAGGCAGTTTTATAACCGGGACCAGCAGATCTTGGCCATTTTAGTACCAGAACCAAAGCAGTTTCGCAGTGGAAACCGGTTCAACAATAGCGACAAGCGTAATATCTGCGGGAAAAAAAATACGTACTAAACGTATCCCGACCACAGCCTAGTGATATGTATCGTGACGTAACGCATCACCATCATTTGAACACAAACAGCCACTAAAAGAGGTGGATGTAAAAAGAGAAGCGGGTGTTCACCTGTGATTATTTGAGGCTCGACACTCTGACACTTCACCGTGGCGACCGTGTTGGTGTGACCCGTCAGAGTGTGGACGTTCGCTTTGGTTCTAATGTCCCAAACCTGCAAAACACACATTCTATATTAATATCCTGTTATAAGAATATGCTTTTCCCCTGGTCAGACAAAGCATTTCACAATCAGCCTTTCCttaatgattaatgatgttaggtgtgtgtgtgcacacgtgagagagagagagactcactcTGGCTGTAGCGTCACGACTGCACGTCACCAGGACGTCGACGGTGGGATGGAGGTCCAGGTCATAAACAGCGCTCAGGTGACCGTGATAGTGACGGATAACCTGCAGAAACCGTTAGTGACAATAGAGGTTACTTATCCATCACTGTTTTCTCATCATGTGGGTGCTGCAGAGTTTGAGGTTATACATCTGCTCCATAGCtactttatgtgtgtgtgtgtgtgtgtgtgtgtaccttgttGTATTCCAGATCCCAGCACTTGACCTGTTTGTCCTCTCCACAGGAGAACAGATACGGGCTGCGTGAGCTTACAGCCACTCCTCTTACTGTACTGATGTGACCTGTTAGAGAGAGCTTCAGCTTCCCACTCGCCAGATCCcagatctacacacacacacccacacaatctCACAGTCAGCATTAAGGTACACATACAGCGGTTTTATCACTGCACTATGAAGTCGTCAGTAAGCGTTCCTATTACTGGTGACCATAGTAACGGTTATCAGTGGGTCGTGCAACTAAGTCCACTTTTGACAAATCAGTTGTTTGTATATAAAAGTCAGCAGTGTATacatgcatcatatcctacgagatgaaggagaagcagtgtgtgcccTTTGCCACTGCTGAACCGATCCGCtataaatttgcataaagtttgcataaagttaaacttttctcaactggacacgcccacatctcaTTGAAAATAAATGGTCTCCGGTTGCTTTGTCCCCGAGAgtctctgtatgtgtgaatataGCTTTATCCATCCTTCCCTGTTTGAATACCTTGGATGCTTAAGAAGCCTAACATAACACACATTGCTTCACGTAGGAAAAgatatcattttatataatatataaaataaatgatccTGCACATAATATCCCAAAGACACACGCCCCGCCTATCGTACGGTGCACTAGTTAGTATCTACAAGGCCATTATGTTACACTCTATGTACAAATCTTAACACTAAACTgacattaaaaatgtcatttaaaaagtatttaaaaaaaacctagaCAGCCCTAATTCTAACCGAATCACTATACACGCACTTAAAACCTCAACATAAACAGTTTGGGCACTGTCTGTGTGCTGTAACACCACACACTGTGCTTTAGATTAAGATTTTTACAAATCTGATGGAGGCAGGAAACTTAGGAACACAACATTATCACCTTCAGACTCTCATTCTCTAACTACTGACAAACGCCAACTTCCTTAACAATGGCATTCCTATGCACGTCGCTCCCAAAATAAGTTCACGTAGACGCTCTTCAAGGTATAAGCTCAAGTCTTGAGTGTACACTTTGTGCTTTCATAATCCACACCTTTATGGTCCTGTCTGCAGATCCAGTAACAAACCACTGGTTTCCAGGCTCCACTGCTAAACACCTGACCCAGCCGAGATGGCCACTGAtcacctgcaacacacacacagacacacacgcatgcataaGAAACACACAAGTGCTGCACAACATCCCGCATTAACTCCTAAGGATTAAAGAGCAAATTTTAAAAGTGCTTTCTGTCACAGACATTCATTTTAGTGTCCTAGATAGAGGACAGAGTGCACACTAGTTAGGCCACTTATCTAGCAGAATACAGTATACTCCCACCCAGATTCACATTAATGTTTTCTCCTGTTGTTTAAGAAAcaggtcccccccccccgcttctCGCTCTCCCTCAATccccctctcgctctcctcACCCGGTAGAGTTTCCACGGTGGGTGCCACTGTGGTTTGGGCATTGTTGGAGATTTTCGAGGAATCAGCGCTGAATTCTTCATCCCTCCTGCTTCCATTAACGcctgcaaacaaacacacagtcgACAAATTAGCGGAGCATCATCTTAAATTATcctaaaatattttatacattatttctTGCCCATGTGTGCATCTTCATTGAATTATAGACACGGAAGTGAACACGGTCTGCTCACCAGTGAGTGTTGTGGTGGTTGGGATCGCTCTGCTGCCCCGGCGTGTCTGTGGATATCTCCGACACTCGCTGCGGTTCGTGCCATATCCTGCCtgcaacacacaaacacgcacacaaaacaGTCACACAAAGCAGTCTTTCCACCTACAGGGAGTCTTTccagagctctgtgtgtgtgtgtgtgtgtgtgtgtgtgtgtaccttgcttGAGCCGGAGGAAGAGCCAGTGCCATGGAGTGAACCGCGGCTTCGCTGGGCATCTTCTGCAGCTGAGTGTCAGCAGTGAGGGCGACTCCTGAACATCAGCAGCACACTGCGTTAGCTTAATACATGACGTTACACTGTAAACCTTAGCTATTATCCTCAGTGTTCAGGACATACCTGGGGCAGATGGGTACGGGTGTGTTCCTGTGATGAGGTATTCCGGATCGCTCTCTGCAAAAAGTACAAGAGATAAAGACCCCTGTTTGCTAACGTGTTCACGGCATCCGTGCTACGACACAGCACAGTGACTGGACAACAATGCACTCTTGCAAATTTCACCTCACACTTTTCAAACAATGACTGGAGTGCTGATCTTCGGCAAGACTAACAGGACAAAAACTAAACCACTACAAAATACAGTATGCTGAAGAGAGGTTTTTGATGCAGGACATAAAgttataataatttacataaaagcgtaaaaataaaaagggtcatattttgtgttttacaCTTAACCTTATAGTccataaaacattatgatcatcAAATTACtacaatatttaaaattataCACAAGTTATTGGTACAAAACTGCAGAACACAAACAATTCAACGGTTTCTCACAAGACGGCACGAACGAAAGATTTCAGAACTTCCCGTCTCTGTCGTTGTGCCTttacagactcacacacacctgacgaTCGCTTCGAAGACAGTTAAGTCgcgctgtgtgtttgtgatgtaaGGATATTCACACTCACCGGCTGACGTGTAACCCGAGCTGTCGTACAGATCCAAGGCGTTTGGAGCCACTTTGCTTTTCCCTTCTTTGAGGACGGGCATGTGCAACACCGGGGTGTACTCCGCCCTCAGCTTAACGCCCATCTTCAGCTTGTGACTGCGAAACAAAagcacataacacacacacacacacacacacacacacacacacacataaacatccTATTACATCCAAGCAGTCAGCTGATTAGTAATACTTGCTATATGAATCCTCCAAGTGTGCTGTTTGGTCAAATATATATTAAGAAAAATATCATGTCACATTTATGGCTCCTGAATATGTTAATAAAACCCAGTCTCGGTGCTGATATTAAACCCACCTCTCCTCGTCCAGAGAGACCTGTTTGGCGTGATCGGACACAAACATGTCGTGGCTTCGCTTGAGAGACCTGAAGACCAGCGTGTGCACGGAGTGCTTCTGCACCTCCTGAATgtgaggaaaaacacacacagacaggatgAGCTTTCCAGACATAGTACTTTCCAGTAGTGCGCATAAATcttacaaacaagcaaacagagTATTTGTTTGTGTACAGACTTTTAGTTAAAAACAGCGCACTAACAAACCGGTGTGTAAACAATGTGCATGAACGCAACAAAAGGGGGGGGGATGCcaaaaaaatgacatgtaaatacattttaaactgtagttgaataataataataattttaaatctCTATTAATACACAACAATACTCTTTTATTCTGTACTGGTATTAGGAATATCCAGCGCGCGCTGCGTTACTGTTCTCCCAACATGAGCTTAGCTAGCCTGCTAAAGCCGAGTGTTATAACTCACTAAGATGCgttttaaaagtgtttaaaacGTAAGAAAACACACGTAAAAGTAAGAAACGACAAACCTCCGTCATGTTCGATGTCGTTTTCGTTCCTCAACTCAGTAACTTTAAGCTAAAATGAAGGAAAATCACaccgcgcgcacacacaaacacaacactcaGGAAGTGATTGGTTCCTACTTCCGgcgcgcacacaaacacaacactcaGGAAGTGATTGGTTCCTACTTCCGGCGCACactcatcgtgtgtgtgtgtgtgtgtgtgtgtgtgtgtgtgtgtgtgtgtgtgtgtgtgtgtctctcttttttcttctacttcttcgTGTGATATTCGGTCGCCATGATCCGCCTAGTGGCTCTATCTGGGAGTGCACAATACGGAGTATAGACTCATggtatgaccaaaagtatgtggacacctgagcgttacacccatatgtggttcttccctaaaGTGTTAGGACACTGTCAGAAGCGCACAATTGTCTTGCACTGACTGGCTGCGTTATTCCACAGGAAACTTCTAGAAAGAGTAGATAATGACATAAAatctacacacgcacacacaggatatacacaaacatatatacatacacactcttgCTAATGGCATTGTGAGTTTGATGACTAGCGATTAATCATGAATTGATCACTATATCACTGTCACTGTGTCATAGGAAGT
This genomic interval carries:
- the plrg1 gene encoding pleiotropic regulator 1 gives rise to the protein MTEEVQKHSVHTLVFRSLKRSHDMFVSDHAKQVSLDEESHKLKMGVKLRAEYTPVLHMPVLKEGKSKVAPNALDLYDSSGYTSAESDPEYLITGTHPYPSAPGVALTADTQLQKMPSEAAVHSMALALPPAQARQDMARTAASVGDIHRHAGAAERSQPPQHSLALMEAGGMKNSALIPRKSPTMPKPQWHPPWKLYRVISGHLGWVRCLAVEPGNQWFVTGSADRTIKIWDLASGKLKLSLTGHISTVRGVAVSSRSPYLFSCGEDKQVKCWDLEYNKVIRHYHGHLSAVYDLDLHPTVDVLVTCSRDATARVWDIRTKANVHTLTGHTNTVATVKCQSVEPQIITGSHDTTIRLWDLIAGKTRATLTNHKKSVRALVLHPRQYTFASGSPDNIKQWKFPDGNFIQNLSGHNAIINTLAVNSDGVLVSGADNGTIHMWDWRTGYNFQRIHAAVQPGSLDSESGIFSCVFDHSESRMITAEADKTIKVYKEDDTATEESHPVNWKPEILKRKRF